The sequence TCACCGATTTGTACCTCAACGTTAATAATCTCTCCGGCGAGATTCCGCCGGAGCTTGGAAACATGCAAAATCTACAAGGTCTGTAGCAGTTAGTGGCTTTATGTTTTCGCCGCGTGTCTTATTAAGTTTTATAATACGTGGAACAGTATTTATTCCGtccaaaaatataattttttgaaaGCTTTGATAATTTGGAGTTGCTGAAACAATCCATTTACGTTGGTGTTTGGTGTTTCTGTTGAAAGATTGGACCTTTTCTTCACCACTCTTTGTTTTCAATCTTAGAACTTTGTCAGAAATTTGGATTTTTGTCAAATTGAAGTATCTTACACTTTTGGTGGGGATTTTGTAGACTCTTTCCATCACAATTTTGGTTTTTCCATTTGTTTACAGTTTCAAGGGGAAAAAGGAACAAATAATCTTCGACTGAAATGGTTTATTGGATTTTGGTCTTTCTCTGCCTTTCCCCTTTCCAGAATGTGGCTCATTTCTTGAAATTCTTGAACTCAAGTTTTGGTATCCATGTAGTTTTGCAGCTGTGTTATAACCAGCTCACAGGGAGTATACCCACACAGCTGGGTTCTCTGAAGAAGTTGAACGTTCTAGCTCTGCAATCCAATTTGCTGAGTGGTGCTATCCCTGCCAGATTGGGCAATTTGGGAGTCTTAATGAGGCTCGACCTCAGTTTCAATCGCCTCTTCGGATCAATCCCTACCAAACTGGCTGATGCGCCCTTGCTCGAAGTCTTGGATGTTCGAAACAACACCCTCTCTGGCAATGTGCCTCTTGGTAATGACATACATTTGCTTTCTTCTTTTACATGATAGCATATATTTTGATCAGTTTTAAATAAACGGATGTTGATTTTGTATGGTGTTTGATGGTTGAAGCTCTGAAGAGGCTGGTGGATGGGTTTCGATATGATAACAATCCTGGGCTGTGTGGATCTGGTTTCTCTTCTCTGAGGAGCTGTACTGATTCGGATCGTCCCAACTCGGAAAGGCCGGAGCCTTATGCAGGAGGAGGGGATGGCCTCTCGACCAAGAATATACCAGAGACTGCTGATCTGAATTTGAACTGCAGCCAGAGTTCTTGCTCCAAGAAATCTAAGACCTCGGGGGTCTCGTTGGCTGTTGGTGTAGTGGTAGTTTCTGTTGTTGTATCAGCTGTTGGCATTCTGTCGTTTGCACTCTACCGTAGGCGTAAGCAGAGGCTTGGTAGTGCATTTGAAATGTCCGAGAGCCAGCTCAGTACTGACCATGTCAAGGAGGGTTACAGAAAGAATGGATCTCCACTTGTCAGCCTTGAGTACTCGAATGGATGGGATCCGTTGGCTGAGGATCGTCGTTTTGGTGGTTTGCAAGAAGTTATGCAAAGCTTTAGGCTTAACCTGCAGGAGGTTGAGACAGCTACTCAGTACTTTGCTGAGAAGAATTTACTGGGAAAGAGTAACTACTCGGTGACGTACAGAGGAACCTTAAGAGATGGATCCATTGTTGCTGTTAAGAGGATTATGAAGAGTAGCTGCAAGTCAGAGGAAGCCGAATTCTTGAAGGGATTGAACATCCTCACCTCGTTGAGGCATGAGAATTTGGTCATGCTTAGAGGCTTCTGCTGTTCTAGAGGCCGTGGTGAATGCTTCCTCGTTTATGATTATATACCTAATGGGAGTTTGTTCCGGTATCTTGATGTCAAGGAGGGCGACGGCCATGTTCTTGAATGGTCTACAAGAGTTTCTATCATCAATGGGATTGCCAAAGGTAGCTGTGTAACTATATatcattcttttattttaccTTTTGAATATTCTTTCATCTCCCTACAGCCTTTTTGATGCTTTATATGTTCATATTAGTATAGATTCACTCT comes from Salvia miltiorrhiza cultivar Shanhuang (shh) chromosome 3, IMPLAD_Smil_shh, whole genome shotgun sequence and encodes:
- the LOC131014432 gene encoding somatic embryogenesis receptor kinase 2 produces the protein MCCERERESTCTTRLEHRESHNTSHIISKNKNQHKHYLSHSLEAKTQQNLHTSLNWNMGFSPLPFLLSLLLTFSAADELTSLLDLKASLDPENLHLGSWVVSGDPCGGTFEGVACNEKKQVANITLQGKGLAGKLSPAVGGLLHLTGLYLHYNSLYGEIPVELANLTELTDLYLNVNNLSGEIPPELGNMQNLQVLQLCYNQLTGSIPTQLGSLKKLNVLALQSNLLSGAIPARLGNLGVLMRLDLSFNRLFGSIPTKLADAPLLEVLDVRNNTLSGNVPLALKRLVDGFRYDNNPGLCGSGFSSLRSCTDSDRPNSERPEPYAGGGDGLSTKNIPETADLNLNCSQSSCSKKSKTSGVSLAVGVVVVSVVVSAVGILSFALYRRRKQRLGSAFEMSESQLSTDHVKEGYRKNGSPLVSLEYSNGWDPLAEDRRFGGLQEVMQSFRLNLQEVETATQYFAEKNLLGKSNYSVTYRGTLRDGSIVAVKRIMKSSCKSEEAEFLKGLNILTSLRHENLVMLRGFCCSRGRGECFLVYDYIPNGSLFRYLDVKEGDGHVLEWSTRVSIINGIAKGIEYLHGCKVSKPSMVHQNISGKNVLINQWSKPLLSDSCLHKLLTDDTVFSALKASAAMGYLAPEYTNTGRFTEKSDVYAFGVLLFQILSGKRKYVTSMRASAESCSLDFIDANLQGVFKESEAAMLANLAVMCTHESPEERPSMETIVRELCHN